The Trueperaceae bacterium genome contains a region encoding:
- a CDS encoding ABC transporter permease, whose amino-acid sequence MWKRELLRYRRDRSQIFGGVSRTVLWLLILGFGLGAALREIEGYSYAQYILPGVITLNILFSSLQAAIALVWDREVGLLREVIVSPAPMLSVTVGKLLGGATIALVQGSIPLLLAPVVGVPLSLPGLLGAWLVMFFLGLFITALGVIIASRMKTFEGFGSISNGVIQPLYFLSGSIFPLKGIIGGVGFLQIPEALREELREVGVYAIGGGWVVQLPWWIETLVYANPVSYQLDLMRYFLLGFQQLPLTATLSVTFLLPLVTAVVAAVFMARSFKG is encoded by the coding sequence ATGTGGAAGCGCGAGCTTCTCCGCTACCGGCGCGACCGATCGCAGATCTTCGGGGGGGTCTCGAGGACCGTCCTGTGGCTCCTCATTCTCGGGTTCGGGCTCGGGGCCGCCCTTCGCGAGATCGAAGGGTACAGCTACGCGCAGTACATCCTTCCCGGCGTCATCACCCTCAACATCCTGTTCTCGTCGTTGCAGGCCGCGATCGCTCTCGTGTGGGACCGGGAGGTCGGCCTCCTTCGCGAGGTGATCGTGTCGCCCGCCCCGATGCTGTCCGTGACGGTCGGAAAACTCCTCGGTGGGGCGACGATCGCGCTCGTCCAGGGATCGATCCCGCTGCTTCTCGCGCCGGTCGTCGGCGTGCCCCTGAGCCTTCCAGGCCTGCTGGGCGCGTGGTTGGTGATGTTCTTCCTGGGGCTCTTCATCACGGCGCTCGGCGTCATCATCGCTTCGCGCATGAAGACGTTCGAGGGGTTCGGCAGCATCTCGAACGGCGTCATTCAACCGCTGTACTTCCTTTCGGGGTCGATCTTTCCCCTCAAGGGGATCATCGGTGGCGTCGGCTTCCTGCAGATTCCCGAGGCGCTGCGCGAGGAGTTGCGCGAGGTCGGCGTCTACGCCATCGGCGGCGGGTGGGTCGTGCAGCTGCCGTGGTGGATCGAGACGCTCGTCTACGCGAACCCGGTCAGCTACCAACTGGACCTCATGCGCTACTTCCTTCTGGGCTTCCAGCAGCTCCCCCTGACGGCCACCCTTTCCGTCACGTTCCTCCTTCCCTTGGTCACCGCCGTCGTGGCAGCGGTCTTCATGGCGCGGTCGTTCAAAGGCTGA
- a CDS encoding ATP-binding cassette domain-containing protein yields the protein MAAIECTDLGRRYADVAAVEAVSFRVGRGEFFGLLGPNGAGKTTILHMLTTLIEPSFGRASVLGYDVRDDAQEVRRALGLVFQDPALDERLTARENLDIHAVLYDVPRRERADRVEESLAWASLRDAADRRVRTFSGGMKRRLELARALMHRPGVLFLDEPTLGLDPQGRKHLWERIDALRREGMTVLMTTHYLYEAEACDRVGIIDRGSLVALGSPADLIAGSENATDLEGVFLALTGHQLRDEAAGPRALMKSYADRGGEFSR from the coding sequence GTGGCTGCCATCGAATGCACCGATCTCGGCCGCCGCTACGCAGACGTAGCGGCGGTCGAGGCGGTGTCCTTCAGGGTGGGCCGAGGTGAGTTCTTCGGGCTTCTCGGACCGAATGGGGCGGGCAAGACCACGATCCTGCACATGTTGACGACGCTGATCGAACCGTCGTTCGGTCGCGCCTCGGTCCTCGGGTACGACGTCCGCGACGACGCGCAGGAGGTCCGTCGAGCGCTCGGACTGGTGTTCCAAGACCCGGCGTTGGACGAGCGACTCACGGCGCGCGAGAACCTCGACATCCACGCCGTTCTCTACGACGTGCCCCGGCGCGAGCGGGCGGACCGGGTCGAGGAAAGCCTCGCGTGGGCGTCGTTGCGTGATGCCGCCGACCGCCGCGTCCGGACGTTCTCGGGGGGGATGAAGCGCCGCCTCGAGTTGGCGCGGGCCCTCATGCATCGTCCCGGCGTCCTGTTCTTGGACGAGCCGACGTTGGGCCTCGATCCTCAGGGACGAAAGCACCTTTGGGAACGGATCGATGCCCTGCGTCGGGAGGGCATGACGGTGCTCATGACCACGCACTACCTCTACGAAGCCGAAGCGTGCGACCGGGTCGGCATCATCGACCGCGGGTCGCTGGTGGCGTTGGGATCTCCGGCGGATCTGATCGCCGGTTCGGAGAACGCGACCGACCTCGAAGGCGTCTTTCTCGCTCTGACGGGGCACCAATTGCGCGACGAGGCCGCAGGGCCGCGAGCGTTGATGAAGTCGTACGCCGATCGTGGAGGGGAGTTCTCCCGGTGA
- a CDS encoding beta-propeller fold lactonase family protein translates to MDRPDPPRFVPRMPPRRSWAWTTLALFVLACLPLAAAQETGSYRVYVANEFSADITVIDSENDEVIDTISISGRPGEVRPRGMAVSPDGSLIYASISDFNPVLETPEDKILAIDVRSNEVVTEIRAGGNPERVAISPDGRQVWAALEATAQGAGYDAETGEQLGIFQVGIESEGVAVSPDGRFAYITAEATHTVTVIDTEKMEVVTHVLVGNRPREVDFSSDGSVAYVSAEIGGNISVIDVASHSVVETIDLGLDSRPVEMQVDPNRGRLYVAGGGTSAVYVIDTDTHEVIATIRERMGRRPWGIAVTPDGEKIYTANGLSDSVSVIDAECLCVVDEIQAGRGAHSAEIGVVPAR, encoded by the coding sequence ATGGATCGACCCGACCCGCCCCGCTTCGTCCCTCGCATGCCGCCTCGGCGGTCGTGGGCGTGGACGACCCTCGCCCTCTTCGTCCTCGCGTGCCTCCCGTTGGCGGCCGCGCAGGAGACGGGCAGCTACCGCGTCTACGTCGCCAACGAGTTCAGTGCCGACATCACCGTCATCGATTCGGAGAACGACGAAGTGATCGACACGATCAGCATCTCCGGACGTCCCGGTGAAGTGCGGCCGCGAGGGATGGCGGTGAGTCCGGACGGAAGCCTCATCTACGCCTCCATCAGCGACTTCAATCCGGTTCTGGAGACCCCCGAGGACAAGATTCTCGCCATCGACGTTCGCAGCAACGAGGTCGTCACCGAGATTCGTGCCGGGGGGAATCCCGAACGCGTCGCGATCAGCCCGGACGGCCGACAGGTGTGGGCCGCGCTGGAGGCGACGGCGCAGGGGGCCGGGTACGACGCGGAGACCGGCGAGCAACTCGGCATCTTCCAGGTCGGCATCGAGTCGGAGGGGGTCGCGGTCAGTCCCGATGGCCGGTTCGCGTACATCACGGCCGAGGCGACGCACACCGTCACGGTCATCGACACGGAGAAAATGGAGGTCGTCACGCACGTTCTCGTCGGCAACCGGCCGCGGGAGGTGGACTTCTCCAGCGACGGCAGCGTCGCCTACGTCTCCGCGGAAATCGGCGGCAACATTTCGGTGATCGACGTCGCCAGCCACAGCGTGGTCGAGACGATCGACCTGGGCTTGGATTCGCGCCCGGTGGAGATGCAGGTCGACCCGAACCGGGGTCGCTTGTACGTCGCCGGTGGGGGGACCAGCGCCGTGTACGTCATCGATACCGATACGCACGAGGTCATCGCGACGATTCGTGAACGGATGGGGCGGCGCCCGTGGGGCATCGCCGTGACGCCGGACGGCGAGAAGATCTACACCGCCAACGGCCTGTCCGACAGCGTCTCGGTCATCGACGCGGAGTGCCTCTGCGTCGTCGACGAGATTCAGGCGGGCCGCGGGGCCCACTCCGCCGAGATCGGCGTGGTGCCGGCCCGATGA